The region ATCCATGCTAACTCTCTTGTACTCCTGTTTCTTAATTGTTCCTGTGGAGACAAGTTTGCCTCCTTGTGCTTGTCTCTTGTTTTGTGAGTTTCATTCTAATAAATTATCATCTCCATTAATCTGACTCTGCCTTTTTCCGGTCTGTGCACAACTTCTATTTGTGCTTTGATCAGCTTCTCCAGAGTTACCAAGGCCTTTATAGCTGCTTCTCTTCTTGTACAGCCAGCCAGTTTGGGTGTGTGGTCATGTCTTGGTAGGTATACGGTTGTCCCATACTCTTTTAACATTCAGGTGACAGAACAGTGtatctgtctgctgtgttccttggtcttcgtGATGCCTTTTGTGTAAtattgttctctaacaaacaaaATTTGAGGCCTTcgaaatattgatttaaaaaacaaatgccACACTGAGATTTTTATGCCTAAAAAACCTTGAAAACCACTTCTTCAAATGTTGCTAcaattatgtgttttttgtgttggtctctcccaaaaaaaaaaaaaaaaaaaatcccaacagaTACAGATTAAGGTTTATGGTTGTGGCATAACaaagtatgaaaacatttaaagggtgtaaatacttttgcaatttttttttttaaacgagtTGCTGAATgagtgatacctgacaatgaaTGGACAGCGGGCTTCCATCAGGATGCTGCGCTCTCTCAGAATGTGCTCACGCTGACCGCTGTTGAGAATCAGCTTCTTCTTGAGGACCCTCATGGCAAAAACACACCTGGTGTTGCTCTTTAGTTGCACCTGAAAGCGATGGGGGTGGGGCGGAATCAATACATAGCCTTGTGGAAATAAAGAATCTCAATGAGGCAGGAGCTCTGGGATCGGTGCGATTGTGAGTGAGAGATCAAGCCTTTACCAAATCCACGTGACTAAACTCCCCGAGTCCCAGGGTACGAATAATCTGGAAATCGCTTAAGGTGGAAGCTGCCAGGGAGGCAGGATCCTCCTTTGGCCTGAGGAGGAAAATACagatgaaattgtgtttttctatgGATGTAAAATAAGATACTACTGCATTGCTTCTCACTCGACTTTTGATTCAttgctctgctgcagctgtggagGGCTGTCAGATCCTGAACCTTTGATAACATCTCTAAAGGTCCTGAAACGCAAGCAAGCAAGTAGTGAAAATTCCTAATTTTTCTGGACAAAAAGAATCACAGTATGTATTCTACATATAAGAGCATAGAAACTGAATCAGATACTCTCAAAATGCATGTTATTTAGTCTACCCAGATTGTCACCTTACCTTCTGTCTATTACCAAGCATGTCACTTCTCCAATAGCCATTACATTTACAGGCTGGATGATTTCTCTGAGagcagagagaaataaagaaaaccatatgaatataattaataaatgaGAATCAGACATGCATTCATCAACTGCAGGAAAGTAATTCATTTTTAGGCTTcacagtcatttttaaaaccaagaaTTGGTTGCAGAGATTAGAATTTATTCTTTATATTCTACACAGACTCAAAGATTATAGAGAAActcaaatataaacacaaagtcTACAATCAAGAAGCATTGATGGTTAGAGGATGTCTTTTCACTTGCCAAGGGCagagctttttattttcctattagTGGTTATGGCTGATAGCTGCAGGAAGTTTGTCTTCCAAGCAATAATGATCGGTTTGACAACAGTCACTGGATTGACCAATAGtctaaacaacagaaacattcagaaagtcagtaaagaaccaagaaagaaaactgtaaattcACTAATATAGAAAATGCTGCTAACATAGGAAATCTTCTGGAGATAGTACTGATCAACTTAAGATTCAAAGATCCttgttttttaacaaagatTCATAAGTAAACATTATTCAGATGTGTTACCACAGCCTCAAAGATCCAGACTGTTCCACAAATGAAAGACAATTGTTTAGAATAATCGGGAACGATTTATGGACCAGGACTGCCCAGTGGCACAGTtagtagcactgttgccttgcagcaagaaggtcctgggttcaattcccggcccagggtctttctgcatggagtttagtttgcatgttctctctgtacatgtgtgggttctctctgggtactctggcttcctcccccagtccaaaaacatgactgtcaagTAAaatggtctctctaaattctccctaggagtctgtgcatggttgtttgtcttgtctgtctctgtgtttttcaaAGAATCAAACAGGGAAACATGAAGTTTCTGGAATGGCCCAGATCTGAATCTTTGTGGACAATTTACACAATTTTCCACCATTAGGAGCCTGGTCCCTTAATGCAAGGCAGGATGGATCTGTGCTTTCACCTCATTTAAGCTCAATCCTGCTCCAACCATCTGAATGTTGCTGCTGAGATTGAGACCCAACAGACCAGACAACCTTTTGTCAAGACCAGTTTTACTGAGCCTGTGAGATTTGTAACcccagtttattgtttttgtctgataGGTGTTGCCTCTCTATCATCTTGAACCAGTCTGCCCATTCTCATCTGAGCCCTAACATCAGCAGGGCATTTTTTTGTCCACATTACGGAAATATGCACAatagtttatatttttctaaCCACTATTTGTATACCTGAGAGATGGTTGTGCATGAAAGTCCCAGTTGCAGAAAGCCTCAGCAgtttctgcactgcaaaaaacctCAACCCTAacaagtacttttggtctagtttctagtgcaaatatcttagtacacagaagtaagacaaaattaacttacaagtagcttttcagcaagaaataggagcttgttttaagtgaataattctttaatattgataacAAAGtcctagttccactggcaaattatctCACATGGAACATGgcaaaaatatcttgttataagtaaaatggaacaagtactttttcatcgatattaaggaattacttacttaaaacaacaatggtaagattttgtgtttttgaggtGAAACATTAAGACTAACCTGCATGGCACAAACAGCAATGTACAAAGTTTCTTAAATCCCTCTTTTTCCCACCCTGATGCTCCGTTTGAACGTCAGCAAATGTTAGTCCCATGTGAGTGGCAGATTTGTGTCAATAGGTTGTGTCATAGTAACAAAGTGGCACATGTGTGTATACATATTTAATTCTCTCTATATAGTGATATCTTTGATGCTCACTAACTCTGTTTCTTACCCCCAAAGAGCTTTTTCTCCAAACCACTGTCTCTCTGAGAGCTCGGCCAAAACGATCTGCTCCTGACGGCCTGGCTTCTTCTCTGTCACACTCACCTAAAGGAAAAATGGTGATGAACACTGCAGAAAAGAGGCACAGTCTATTTTCCCtttcataaaataattactATTGCTGCTCTGACATTTGGACTCAGTCTAAGCCCATTTCACTGAAAGTCTCTTTCTAGCTGAGCTGCTGTTAGAGAACATTTAACTTTACCTGGCCTTTGCTAATGATGTAGAAGGTGTCTCCGGCAGCTCCCTGTCGAAAGACGTAGTCGCCATCTGAGTAATTTGTCTACAGCagaaggaattttaaaaaagcaagaaaagaaaagaacagcGAATGTCTTCACTTTTCCACAGACGTGACACAAAGGAAGattgaagctgaaaatgttaccgaattctgttaaaaaaataaatcaatctgtACCTCTTGCACCTGATCAAACAGTTTACTGATGACATCGTCTGGCAACGACTGGAGAAAGGGAATGCTGCGCACAGacacaaaaaagacacaataacattttttttaataaaaagaatgttttactttcataaaaaaaaaggaaaaatcctAATCTATATTTCAACGATttcttacaaacaaaataacaacagaGATCTGGGGAGAATAAATGGAAGCAGCAGACAATATTTAGAGTTTCGGGGGTCTGATGTTCACCTTCTCAGCAGGTCCACTGAATGAGAAAGACGGCTGAGGCCACACTGTGTGAGAACAGAGTGGTAACTCTTGCGGTCGATAGCCCACAGCTTGCtgtctgtttgtgctgcagatcAAAAGACAAAGGCAAGAGGAAATGATAAAGGTTGTGTCAGTGACACGGGCGCTCTGATATAAACACTATGGACAATAGCAAAGACTCACGCCGCCTGCAGCCCGTTGTGGCTGAAGAGCAAAGCTACAGCTATGCACTCAGACAGTTTAGGTCAGagctgcattaaaaatgtctccCTTTTCCCTCTTACAGAGGACACTGAAGATAAATCTAATCTAATTCCCTCCACCATAAATACCGCCTTTCTTTATAATAGAGTTTGAAAGTGGTGTAAATTAATAATGACCCATATTGATTGGTTCACGGAAGCTTCCTGCAAACGGAAGTAGATGTCCTCGAGACGCTCTAATTACATCCAATGTCTAATCAGATGGTCCTGCCCTGATATCTTAATTTCCCCATTAGAATATTCTCTGTGTGCTCCTAATTTATCACCACATGACATCTCATTGTTGGCtactgctttttatttcaaatctacTTCGTTCAAGTCATATGGGCCTTTCTCAAAGCACGTCTTTATGCTCTTGTCTCACACAGAAAGCTTTGCAGACATTTAAACCTCtagctttttcatattttgtcgtAATGCAGCTACAAATTATAATATGTTATATTTTGTATGATAGACAAACACACATTAGCTCAGAATTGTAAAGTTTAAGATAAAAGACAcatgaatttcacattttaattgttttttttaccagtaaaaatctgaaaagagatcaattgttttcagttcagctcCTCTCAGATAAATTTAAAGCTTCTTCCCATGGCACATTTAAGCGACCACCTTCTCCATTATTATGCTTGAAATTCAGCAAAAGGcaagaatgagaaaaaaagatatcAAAGGTTGATATCTACACGTAGAGCACTATGTATGGTGGAAAACTCGCACTCGACATCACCCTAAACAACCCATCCTCACTATGaaacatggaggtggcagcatcatgcagtggggatgcttttcttcagtagGGGAAGGGAAGTTGTTCGAAGTTGAGATGAAGATGGTGGAGATAAACACACAACAATCCTTAAAGAAGATCTGTTAGAGTCTGTAGAAAAGTTCCCACTGGGGCCgatttttaatgcaattaatcACGTTAGAATTTGAATTTCAACGTTTCTGGTCTGCCCGTATATCTGACGCGCCAGGGACATCCCCAAGCAAAAGCAATGGATGACAACGCTGCTTGTTTTGGCCCATAAGGGGTTCATTTTCACTTCAAACAACAACATGAGGGAACACtggaaaaaaactattgttgtgtgcaagttgtgctaaaaggagccTATCACCAAAGCTATTCCAGCCTAAAATACCATCTCAATGCACAACATGTTGCAGCAAGAACAGGCGTCCATATTTCTGAAGAAGTATTTGTTCAAAGGTCCATGAATGATCATGGGTTCCTAAAACACCTGAAGCCTGAAAATTTATAATAGCACTTTACACTGATCTGATAGTTGAATAAcctaaaaactgattaaaaataataaacatttgttgttgagctcttaagagtttttgaattgaaaattatgcttattttgtcaatagGTAGTTTTTGATTAAAGTGCGATTAAACGcagaccctgcaattaactcgattaaacattttaatcaagtcccaccactgtaataataataagctgCCTGAGCAGGGTGTACTATGCACAGGTTTTCCCACTGTTTTGCATCTGTTacagaaaatcccaataaaatactataaagtttctggttgtaatggaacaaaatacaaaaaaaaaaagtttacttgGCTCTAATACTATTGCACGTCATTGTATATCTGTATGACTTGGATCTGACAGATATCCTGTATCACCACACCAAAACCTCACTGGCAGCGTCAAACACAAAGCGAAACTATTTTCAGGTCAGGAAGGAGATGAGCACGGTGGGCCCTGAGCGAATCCAAAGGGAAAGGATGACAATAATGGGCAGGGAACAAAGGAGGACAGGCTGTCACCGTGAGTTGAGGATTGTTACCAGGGAGCAGACAGATAGCTGAGAGCGGTAAATTGGAATGGCTGGCTGCTCTCAAGATaaagaaagcagctgaaagaGAGAATTAGATGCTCAGTGATGGCAAATAAAGTGATGTTTCTTCAATTTACACTGATCCCAGCCGCTTCCACAGCCTGTTTACCCAcagctaatatttatttatttgtgaaaccAGGCCAGATATCTGTGGTGACAGCTGAGAAAGTTTTTTCCCACAGGGCTGAGATCGGATGAGGGGAAGAAATGAAAGAGCAATGTTTGTGTTAAAAGGATTTgtccacttctttttttttttaaatgtgggaGCTAAGGGATATTTTCAGAgagcatttattttgtaaatgttctgaCTAATGCATGCTTGCGGAGAGAAGACCGCTGGCTTATGCAGCAAAGCATTACATGTTTGAAATTCCCCACATCTctgaaaaagaaggaaaaaaaagaaacatgtgaATGCGCAGTGCTGTCTATGATTTCAAAAGCGTCTTTGATTTTAAATTCCACAGACGTCCTCCGTCTCACACCGCACCAGAGCTCTGTATTCTTGTGATCTTcacaataattatttattttccatccaaGTCAAAATGAATCAAGAAGGGGCCCCCCATCAGTTTTCCCTGTGGCATTCCTCGAGTGATAATTGTACTTCGTTGTAAAAAGACGTCAACACAACGCCTACCTGAGACAGAGTAGGTGTGGGTGGAGTCGTAGAGGAGCGCCAATTCTCCAAACATGTCCTCCGGCTCAAAGGTGAGCACCTTCTGTCCATCTTTTGTCACGTCCAGTCTTCCTTCTgccaagaaaataaacaaattaaaaatatttacaacatttaaacaCCTACGCATCTTTTCATGATACCAAAACACAAAAGATATTATTATTGAGGTTTTTATATGagcaacataaagtagtgcacGATTGTGAAGTAGAAGAGAAAGGGTATgtggttttcaaaattatttatcaatgaaaaaacttaaaagttaATATTTGCTACAATTATGGCCATAAGGAAGTCTTTTTGGATATGTCTCTACCAGAGCTGTACAGTCTGTAAAACAGCTTAAGCATatgtaaaaatcagttttaatgattttaacaaATTCTCAATTGAATTTgggtctagactttgactaggccattcctACACATGAGcatactttgatctaaactaaACAATCCCATTGTAGCACTGAGAGAATGTTTAATgccattgtcctgctggaagctgaacTTTTGAACCACTCCACTTTCACAGATTGCTACTGGAGTTTAAGGGATATGAGTGTTATGTaaggtgcagacatttaaaTACTTGCCGTGTACGTTTGTGTTGAATAATGTGGTGTGCTTGAGGATTCAGTGTAGACACAGCTCATGGTGTAAACGACTACAGAATAAAGCAGGGAGATGGCACCCACCAATAGCTGACACCTTCCAAACAGTTTCACCTCTTCAAGGAACCATTAGCCATTTTTCTGCTCCCTCCTTAGATTTCAACCCAGAATAACAGCATAGGTCCCTTTCATTTCCATAACTGTGCTTTAGAGTGGCATTCAATCTTGTCCAATCAAATCAACAGCCTGAGCCAGAACGCAACAGAATGCAAATGTTaagaaaataatgtaatcaCATTTGCACTGGAGCACCTATAATCTAGGTTAAGTCCTGATAAACAACTTGAAGTAAGATGAATGTTGTTGATCTTAAGAAGAAAATGACTTACCTTCTAAAACAAAAGCCTGATCCCCGGAGGTCCCTTCCTGGAAAACAAAGCAGCCCTGATTGATGGTTGCTCGGTGCATGCAGGCAGTGACTGCCTTGATTTCTTCTTCATCAAGGTTCTTCAACAAGTCATTTTTCAAAAGCGCCGCCTGGATCAGCCTTCGAGATCTGAGGATATAAAGACATGACGCATATGTCACACTGCTGGTCATTTATCACCTTGAATGCAGTCTGGTGAAAGCTTGCAATAGGTCTTAAAGAGATACTTGTTGATTAGCAGTCAACGAGAGCAAGAGTTTTCACTCAGAGCTGGTGTGAACTGAGGGAACAGAGCGTGCTCTTACTCCTGGCTTTTGTCACAGCTTCTGTGCGAAACCACGGCGATTGTCATAGGGTCTGGACTGAAGGGTTCTGAAATGACTGTCTGCCTTTTTGCACTCCGGTTGTCCTCAATTTGAGCTGCAGAATCTACAGtaggagaaaaacacacacacacacaacatgtCAGGATTCTAGGTCAGGTTAAAGCTTGTGGCACTTGTTGCCCCTCCCAAGATATCACACATTAAAAGCATCAAATCATGTAAACCTGCAACAACTGCAGAAGGTCCAGGGAGTGAGAGGGCGGTTCTGTAGCGGTCTAGTTCTTCTTGCAGCCTACGGATGAGTTCGTCCTTTGTGTCCAACTCCAGCTCTAACTCATCTATTAGTGTGTCCCTCTGACGGAGCTCCTCAATCTTGAGCTGCAGTGCAAACTGGAGGTCCCGAAGTGTACCCATCACCTGtgtttagatagatagatagatagatagatagatagatagatagatagatagatagatagatagatagatagatagatagatagatagatagatagatagatagatagatagatagatagatagatagatagatagatagatagacagatagatagattttgttgtgtttttctatcCTCGTATTTTACTCAAAGAAAATAGAAGACAACCAGAAATGAAATTGCAATGACTCTACAGACACTTGaacaaacataacaaaatgcaGTAAATTCAATGCACATGCACGATTTCTGGCCAAAGACACAATCCGATCTCTTACCCTGTCGATGCAGGGGTGATTGTCTCACTTGTCTCCTGCGGGTCTGTGCATGTCTGTCAGCGGACAGTCCGTGCGACAGGTGCACATCTCTTCTGTAAGAAAGCGCCCAACTGAGGGATGCTCCGCTCCTCTCTCCCGCTGGCCGCGGCTGCACAGAAGGCGCAGCCAGCCAATCACATGACCCACACCGTCCGGGGGAGGGAGGGGGTAATGACAAATGCATGGACTGGATCCGAACTGGGTCAATGGGTCCTTGGAGAGTGGTTGAAGAGCCCATGGGAGGATCCGCCAAACTGAGCGAAGAACATTAATCATTTcactggaagaaagaaaagaagaagtgtGCGCCAGGTCTAGACTTTTTACTTCTTCTATCAGTGTTTGTTCTGAGCGTTTTATATAtgatcttttactttttctgtgaaattgtgtgttCCGTGACTTTCAGTAATTTAACTAATCATGAAAGCCATGATTAACAGAATGCTCTCGATAAATAGCACCCTTCACACCTTGCCTTGCCTTCACACACCTGATAAAGCCTCTTctagaagaaaacctttttggtgtggcattttattttatgagaaaCTCCAGAagcagatagatagatagatagatagatggatggatggatggatggatggatggatggatggatggatggatggatagatagatagatagatagatagatagatagatagatagatagatagatagatagatagatagatagatagatagatagatagatagattgattgattgattgattgattttttaaatttatactACAGTATAAATCGTAAAAACATTGCCCACTGCTCTATGAAAATACCATGCATCAGGTTTAAAAATGGTAACTTATAACAGACTGTTATCCTACTGTAAGACTTACACGACAAATTTATGCTTAAATGTGGAGGTTGAGACTATTCAACAGAGACCCATATTACATGTTGAGAAACATTGCATTTGTAATTGTACAAAATCACTTGAATGAATGCAAAGCATTTGCCACTTTCTCAAAGGAATGAGAAACTGCTTTTTATGTGCACAAGTGACACAGTGATTTGAAGATGAACAAgcagtttaaataatttcaaatctGCTCTGAGAAGTGCACCAAAGCGACCGAGAAAAACTGCAGTACAGTATACTGGTGATATCTATTCAGAGAATGACTAGGTTTAACCAGAAGGTGGCGCTAGTGTCCGCCGAGAGCTGCTGATGCTGGAGAAGAAGATGGGCCACCGTTAAAGGGAGCAGCAGTTTTGTTACGAACTATCAAAAACCTTACTACGAacgttttaatatttaaactttcaACATATTTCTGCTGTGTTTCATTTGTTCGAGGTGTTAGAAAATGATC is a window of Xiphophorus hellerii strain 12219 chromosome 12, Xiphophorus_hellerii-4.1, whole genome shotgun sequence DNA encoding:
- the prkg1l gene encoding cGMP-dependent protein kinase 1 isoform X2, with translation MGTLRDLQFALQLKIEELRQRDTLIDELELELDTKDELIRRLQEELDRYRTALSLPGPSAVVADSAAQIEDNRSAKRQTVISEPFSPDPMTIAVVSHRSCDKSQESRRLIQAALLKNDLLKNLDEEEIKAVTACMHRATINQGCFVFQEGTSGDQAFVLEEGRLDVTKDGQKVLTFEPEDMFGELALLYDSTHTYSVSAQTDSKLWAIDRKSYHSVLTQCGLSRLSHSVDLLRSIPFLQSLPDDVISKLFDQVQEGAAGDTFYIISKGQVSVTEKKPGRQEQIVLAELSERQWFGEKALWGEIIQPVNVMAIGEVTCLVIDRRTFRDVIKGSGSDSPPQLQQSNESKVEPKEDPASLAASTLSDFQIIRTLGLGEFSHVDLVQLKSNTRCVFAMRVLKKKLILNSGQREHILRERSILMEARCPFIVRLYKTFRDADHLYSLTEACLGGNLSRLLKEKGSIDDGSTKFYTACVVEALSFLHCRGVVFRDVKPENVVLDEQGYGKLIGSRCLKRVEVGKKTWTFCGTLGYMAPEIILSKGHSTSADLWSLGVFVFELLSGRLPFDGSDPLKILTATVNGIDQIEFPKSFRKDACDFIQKLCRGNPSERLGSQRNGAKAIQKHKWFDGFNWDGLCKRKLTPPLIPKVNLPLQSATCALYSAEAVELCTNWEDF
- the prkg1l gene encoding cGMP-dependent protein kinase 1 isoform X1, which translates into the protein MGTLRDLQFALQLKIEELRQRDTLIDELELELDTKDELIRRLQEELDRYRTALSLPGPSAVVADSAAQIEDNRSAKRQTVISEPFSPDPMTIAVVSHRSCDKSQESRRLIQAALLKNDLLKNLDEEEIKAVTACMHRATINQGCFVFQEGTSGDQAFVLEEGRLDVTKDGQKVLTFEPEDMFGELALLYDSTHTYSVSAQTDSKLWAIDRKSYHSVLTQCGLSRLSHSVDLLRSIPFLQSLPDDVISKLFDQVQETNYSDGDYVFRQGAAGDTFYIISKGQVSVTEKKPGRQEQIVLAELSERQWFGEKALWGEIIQPVNVMAIGEVTCLVIDRRTFRDVIKGSGSDSPPQLQQSNESKVEPKEDPASLAASTLSDFQIIRTLGLGEFSHVDLVQLKSNTRCVFAMRVLKKKLILNSGQREHILRERSILMEARCPFIVRLYKTFRDADHLYSLTEACLGGNLSRLLKEKGSIDDGSTKFYTACVVEALSFLHCRGVVFRDVKPENVVLDEQGYGKLIGSRCLKRVEVGKKTWTFCGTLGYMAPEIILSKGHSTSADLWSLGVFVFELLSGRLPFDGSDPLKILTATVNGIDQIEFPKSFRKDACDFIQKLCRGNPSERLGSQRNGAKAIQKHKWFDGFNWDGLCKRKLTPPLIPKVNLPLQSATCALYSAEAVELCTNWEDF
- the prkg1l gene encoding cGMP-dependent protein kinase 1 isoform X3, coding for MHRATINQGCFVFQEGTSGDQAFVLEEGRLDVTKDGQKVLTFEPEDMFGELALLYDSTHTYSVSAQTDSKLWAIDRKSYHSVLTQCGLSRLSHSVDLLRSIPFLQSLPDDVISKLFDQVQETNYSDGDYVFRQGAAGDTFYIISKGQVSVTEKKPGRQEQIVLAELSERQWFGEKALWGEIIQPVNVMAIGEVTCLVIDRRTFRDVIKGSGSDSPPQLQQSNESKVEPKEDPASLAASTLSDFQIIRTLGLGEFSHVDLVQLKSNTRCVFAMRVLKKKLILNSGQREHILRERSILMEARCPFIVRLYKTFRDADHLYSLTEACLGGNLSRLLKEKGSIDDGSTKFYTACVVEALSFLHCRGVVFRDVKPENVVLDEQGYGKLIGSRCLKRVEVGKKTWTFCGTLGYMAPEIILSKGHSTSADLWSLGVFVFELLSGRLPFDGSDPLKILTATVNGIDQIEFPKSFRKDACDFIQKLCRGNPSERLGSQRNGAKAIQKHKWFDGFNWDGLCKRKLTPPLIPKVNLPLQSATCALYSAEAVELCTNWEDF